One genomic segment of Rivularia sp. PCC 7116 includes these proteins:
- a CDS encoding filamentous hemagglutinin N-terminal domain-containing protein, protein MYSYSHCLLWGFSVALSLAPVIEAKAQLIPDNTLGKENSLVTPTKLLQRIDGGAIRGSNLFHSFKEFNIENGKSVYFSNPNAIQNILTRVTGKNASAIFGKLGVLGNANLFLINPNGIIFGENASLDISGSFSATTSSSILFDNGFEFSTTNLQAPPLLKVNITPGLQYPRSQQGDISSKANLTVGKDLNLIGKNLNLTGKLKAGRDLNLKAENNLQIRDSSEIPFVADASNNLLLQGAENVDIFALNHPDSGLFSGNDLILKSFNPVLGDARYFSGGNFRVEQLDGSLGNLQSPNDPIIRASGDVSFESYNGASLHILAGGSVNITGDVTIAGTDDENGLQEEVILSNGEELDIDGKNQATLDIRAGINVTDDVTEIISENGEFIPIIPNTERVKSSSDIVLEGNIKVDSPDGLVFLTNQYNENANLGDGNIQIQGNIETSSNSGNAGTIIVDASGNIEISSNIKADSLTAAGGNISLMSGATISMIGADIDSQSNIDDVSTNPIEGGDIKLIAPAIILEDASRVTVGITGLGTGGNLIVETDDIKIFDGSGLSSITNGIGDSGDINITTKRLIIDNSLPEINSISIDNINNYRTGISTFVSRLPKDNSFNSDFFNSGEGGNINVNASEFIKLTGNKSGTFSPTLRSESLASATLDTGIISGTNGSGAAGNTNINTGQLIITNGAGIATSSISPASLTTIYPDLLSSLIDETIPNPQADAIIQTISDKLSKIPDAGDSGELTVNANKIELIGSSGLTAATFSSGNAGNLIINNTDQFILKDGAIVSTSTFSSGNAGDLQVTTDKLNVSNGSFIGAGTLKEGEGGKVSITAFDSVQIIGTSNEDNENQVSSKITTTSETGATGNAGELIVDTKKLIIADGAEISASTESTLGGEIFLQGLESLVLSNGKISASSLDGEAGDIIINALDFVNILENSKIASEATGTGIAGFIEINTKNLNIADASVASVNSKQSAGYILVNADNVTINNLSRVTAETESGISGDIEFKNLQTLQLSGESLVSATTIDGEAGDITINATDEVKIAQSSKIASGAIGKGEAGFLEIVTNNLNISDNSDAVVSSAEEGDAGLISIKASNVNLTNKATISANTASGDGGDIELNNLKTLFLSQESFINATTQDGTAGNIKINATDLVTVENNSKLASEAVGDGIAGNIDIVTNQLNLTDNSQANVSSQGNGSAGSLLVKANNVFLRNTAEIAAKTNESGTDGHISLDILNNLELSNSLISASTINGEAGDIDINATNSVKLSDSSMIASEAKGTGVAGELRITTNQFTMTNSQANVSSRNNGVAGDILINANNLNLFQDAKISATTESGEGGNITLNMMNNLSVNSSQITASTIDGIGGDLIINATESINLTGKGGLLVQASNGGEAGFIEANTNQFDVLDNSEINVSSKLGQAGYLEIIANNLFLSEGKLTAETGVGEGLESGNITLNIQDLLWMQNDSLISAEAFDIANGGNITINNPQGFVIGLTFENSDIIANANQGNGGNIDITTQNIFGLGFRAQRTLKSDITASSKFGVNGEVTVNQLDENSAHQLINLPSTLVQNAKIKAGCAASAGNNFIIRGKGGLPQSPNDLFDGNTMLVELADLVVAAESASNISVENVNSTNIDNRENQIIEATGWVKDADGNLLFIAKGTSEDSAIYSASCQDFSATSK, encoded by the coding sequence ATGTACAGTTACTCCCATTGCTTATTATGGGGCTTCTCTGTTGCCCTATCCCTAGCACCAGTTATTGAAGCCAAAGCACAATTAATACCAGATAATACTTTAGGAAAAGAAAATTCTCTAGTTACTCCTACGAAATTACTTCAAAGAATTGACGGTGGTGCAATTCGTGGAAGCAACTTATTTCATAGCTTTAAAGAATTTAATATTGAGAATGGTAAAAGCGTTTATTTTAGCAATCCCAATGCAATCCAAAATATCTTAACTCGGGTGACAGGAAAAAATGCATCTGCGATTTTTGGCAAGTTGGGAGTATTAGGAAATGCTAATTTATTTTTAATCAATCCGAATGGGATTATTTTTGGTGAAAATGCAAGTTTAGATATTTCTGGTTCTTTCAGCGCAACTACTTCATCAAGTATTTTATTTGATAATGGCTTTGAATTTAGCACAACTAATCTGCAAGCACCACCTTTACTAAAAGTAAATATTACTCCTGGTTTACAATATCCTCGTTCCCAACAAGGTGACATTAGCAGCAAAGCCAATTTAACTGTTGGGAAAGATTTAAATTTGATCGGAAAAAACCTTAATTTAACTGGTAAGTTGAAAGCGGGTAGGGATTTAAATTTAAAGGCAGAAAATAATTTACAAATTAGAGATTCTTCAGAAATTCCTTTTGTTGCTGATGCGAGTAATAATTTATTATTACAAGGCGCTGAGAATGTAGACATTTTTGCGTTAAATCATCCAGATAGTGGTTTATTTTCTGGAAATGATTTAATTTTAAAAAGTTTCAATCCCGTACTTGGTGATGCTCGTTATTTTAGCGGTGGAAATTTTCGGGTTGAGCAGTTAGATGGTAGTTTGGGAAATTTACAAAGCCCTAATGACCCTATTATACGAGCTAGTGGTGATGTTAGTTTTGAAAGTTACAATGGTGCTTCGCTGCATATTTTGGCTGGAGGCAGTGTAAATATTACTGGAGATGTCACAATTGCAGGTACGGATGATGAAAATGGTTTGCAAGAGGAAGTTATTCTTTCTAATGGGGAAGAGTTAGATATTGACGGAAAAAATCAAGCAACTTTAGATATTCGTGCTGGGATTAATGTAACTGATGATGTTACTGAAATTATTTCCGAAAATGGTGAATTTATACCCATAATACCCAATACTGAAAGAGTTAAAAGTAGTAGCGATATAGTGCTTGAGGGAAATATAAAAGTTGATTCCCCAGATGGTTTGGTTTTTCTGACGAATCAGTACAACGAAAATGCTAATTTGGGTGATGGAAATATTCAAATTCAGGGAAATATTGAAACTAGCAGTAACTCAGGAAATGCTGGAACAATTATTGTTGATGCTTCAGGAAATATTGAAATTAGCAGCAACATCAAAGCTGATTCATTAACAGCAGCAGGTGGAAATATTTCTTTGATGAGCGGAGCTACTATCTCCATGATTGGAGCAGATATTGATAGTCAATCTAATATTGATGATGTCAGTACAAATCCAATTGAAGGTGGAGATATCAAGTTAATTGCTCCCGCAATTATTTTAGAAGATGCTAGTCGAGTCACTGTTGGCATAACAGGTTTAGGAACTGGTGGCAATTTAATCGTAGAGACAGATGATATAAAAATATTTGATGGTAGCGGTTTATCTTCTATTACTAACGGAATCGGAGATAGCGGGGATATTAATATTACAACAAAACGTTTAATTATAGATAATAGCCTTCCAGAAATAAATAGTATTAGTATCGATAATATCAATAATTATCGTACTGGTATCAGTACTTTTGTTTCTAGATTACCAAAAGATAATTCATTTAATTCAGACTTTTTTAACAGTGGAGAAGGAGGAAATATAAATGTAAATGCCTCCGAATTTATTAAATTAACTGGTAATAAATCTGGAACATTTAGCCCCACACTCAGGAGCGAATCACTAGCATCAGCAACACTGGATACAGGTATTATCTCTGGAACAAATGGTAGTGGTGCCGCAGGAAATACAAATATTAATACAGGGCAACTAATAATTACAAATGGAGCAGGAATCGCTACTTCATCAATATCTCCAGCTTCACTAACAACAATATATCCAGATTTACTTTCTTCATTAATAGACGAAACAATACCCAATCCACAAGCTGATGCCATTATTCAAACAATTAGTGATAAACTAAGCAAAATTCCCGATGCTGGAGATAGTGGGGAATTAACTGTAAACGCTAATAAAATAGAATTAATTGGAAGCTCGGGTTTAACAGCAGCTACATTTAGTTCTGGTAATGCAGGTAATTTAATAATTAATAATACCGACCAATTTATACTAAAAGACGGAGCCATAGTTTCAACTAGTACTTTTAGTTCTGGTAATGCAGGTGATTTGCAAGTTACTACAGATAAACTAAATGTTAGTAATGGTTCATTTATTGGTGCGGGAACATTAAAGGAAGGGGAAGGAGGAAAAGTTTCGATTACTGCTTTCGATTCAGTGCAGATAATTGGTACTTCTAATGAAGATAATGAGAATCAAGTTTCCAGTAAAATTACTACTACATCTGAAACAGGTGCAACAGGAAATGCTGGAGAATTGATAGTTGATACTAAAAAATTAATTATCGCTGATGGAGCGGAAATATCTGCTTCTACAGAATCTACCCTAGGTGGAGAAATTTTCCTTCAAGGATTAGAGAGCTTAGTATTAAGTAACGGTAAAATCTCCGCATCAAGTCTTGATGGAGAAGCTGGAGATATCATAATTAACGCCCTTGATTTTGTAAACATATTAGAAAATAGTAAAATTGCCTCAGAAGCAACAGGTACAGGTATAGCAGGTTTTATAGAAATTAATACCAAAAATCTCAATATTGCTGACGCTTCAGTAGCTAGTGTAAATAGTAAACAGTCAGCAGGTTATATATTAGTAAATGCCGATAATGTCACTATTAATAATTTATCTAGAGTAACCGCAGAAACAGAATCTGGAATTAGTGGAGATATTGAATTCAAAAACTTACAAACTTTACAGCTAAGTGGAGAAAGCCTTGTTTCTGCAACTACAATTGATGGTGAGGCTGGTGATATTACTATAAATGCCACCGATGAGGTAAAAATTGCACAAAGCAGTAAAATTGCTTCCGGAGCAATTGGTAAAGGTGAAGCTGGATTTTTAGAAATCGTCACCAATAATTTAAATATCAGCGATAATTCCGACGCAGTAGTTAGTAGTGCCGAAGAAGGAGATGCGGGCTTAATCTCAATCAAAGCTAGCAATGTTAATTTAACTAACAAAGCAACAATATCTGCTAATACTGCTTCTGGCGATGGTGGAGATATTGAACTAAACAATCTCAAAACTTTATTCTTGAGTCAAGAAAGTTTTATTAATGCTACTACACAAGACGGTACTGCTGGCAACATTAAAATTAACGCTACAGATTTAGTTACGGTTGAAAATAATAGCAAACTAGCATCAGAAGCAGTTGGCGATGGCATAGCTGGAAATATCGATATTGTTACCAATCAATTAAATTTAACTGATAATTCTCAGGCAAATGTTAGCAGTCAAGGTAATGGAAGTGCTGGTAGTCTTTTAGTTAAGGCAAATAATGTTTTTCTAAGAAATACAGCAGAAATTGCTGCTAAAACTAATGAATCAGGTACTGATGGTCATATTAGCTTAGATATTTTAAATAATCTAGAATTATCGAATAGTTTAATCTCAGCATCTACGATAAATGGAGAAGCCGGAGATATAGATATTAATGCTACAAATTCAGTCAAACTTTCAGATAGTAGCATGATTGCATCAGAAGCAAAAGGTACTGGAGTTGCAGGAGAATTAAGAATTACTACTAATCAGTTTACTATGACTAATTCTCAAGCAAATGTCAGTAGTAGAAATAATGGAGTTGCCGGTGATATTTTAATTAATGCCAATAACTTAAATCTTTTTCAAGATGCCAAAATATCTGCAACCACAGAATCAGGTGAGGGTGGAAATATCACATTAAATATGATGAATAATCTTTCAGTCAATAGTAGTCAAATTACTGCGTCTACTATTGATGGCATAGGTGGTGATTTAATTATTAACGCTACAGAATCTATAAATTTGACTGGTAAAGGTGGTTTACTGGTACAAGCAAGTAATGGTGGAGAAGCAGGTTTTATAGAAGCTAATACAAATCAATTTGATGTACTGGATAATTCTGAAATCAATGTTAGCAGTAAATTGGGACAAGCAGGGTATTTAGAAATAATTGCCAATAATCTATTTTTAAGTGAAGGTAAGTTAACAGCTGAGACGGGAGTGGGAGAAGGGTTGGAAAGCGGAAATATTACCCTTAATATCCAGGATTTATTATGGATGCAAAATGACAGTTTAATTTCTGCGGAAGCTTTTGATATTGCCAACGGTGGTAATATTACTATCAATAATCCTCAAGGTTTTGTGATTGGATTAACCTTTGAAAATAGCGATATTATCGCCAATGCAAATCAAGGTAATGGCGGTAATATTGATATTACGACTCAGAATATTTTTGGTTTAGGATTTCGCGCACAAAGAACTCTCAAAAGTGATATTACTGCAAGTTCTAAATTTGGTGTTAACGGAGAAGTTACGGTAAACCAGCTTGACGAGAATTCTGCCCATCAACTAATCAACTTACCATCAACCCTAGTTCAAAATGCCAAAATTAAAGCTGGATGTGCTGCTTCTGCTGGAAATAACTTCATTATTCGCGGGAAAGGTGGATTACCGCAAAGCCCGAATGATTTATTTGATGGAAATACAATGTTAGTTGAATTAGCCGATTTGGTAGTTGCAGCAGAATCAGCATCAAATATTTCTGTTGAAAATGTTAATTCTACTAATATTGATAATCGAGAAAATCAAATTATCGAAGCTACAGGATGGGTTAAAGATGCTGATGGTAACTTGTTATTTATTGCAAAAGGCACTTCCGAAGATTCTGCAATTTATTCAGCATCTTGTCAGGATTTTTCTGCTACCAGCAAATAG
- a CDS encoding filamentous hemagglutinin N-terminal domain-containing protein — translation MFNIQAIFLGLSFAFAFIQVCQVNAQLIPDNTLGKENSLVNSINSLENRINGGAIRGSNLFHSFQEFNIENGKSVSFNHSASIENILTRVTGRNKSQILGKLGVIGNANLFLINPNGIVFGKDASLDIKGSFVGSTASFIDFEDGMQFSAVSPDKALLTISTPLGLGLDNPGEIRVQGDGHKLSASIFGLPFKDSGTEGLEVAPGKTIALIGGNIILEGGSLKTNSGRIELGSVASGKVDFTFTPQSMEFSYDKIETFKNIQLLKESSLQSNGFSAISNITNAGYIQLRGNTIYIKDGSMIFNSNQTNLTSKGIDINATESLEIIGSNIQESQFSSLRSQTLSDATGGDIKIDASKLVIKDGGAISGYNFGSKFGPNIKIKASDYVENIGSSAQRIFASFIVTNTFNSGNGGDIDISTNRFASLDGSTVSSSTFSSGNAGNLTIDARESIEVIGFEQANLKTSILTSLTFNSGKGGNLILNTKKLIVADSGRVDASTVGSGAAGSITINASEKVEINGSVPISSIGSRITSSADIADKLLQEVFGIPLVLTGESGAITINTNQLNILDGALLAVKNDGSGNAGKLQVKADSININNQGSISATTTTGGGGDINLNTKSLLLRGNSNISATAAAGDGGNININTQVLAALQNSDITANSEGSFGGKVTINAKGVLGTKLRESLTPKSDITATSGRGAEFNGVVDINTITFNPNFKLVELPTGLADSNQKIVAGCIANRASNFTVIGRGGLPENPSKLFVGNSPIVDLADLVPTSENQQSYIYSTSSEASINNSINNSINKNKKEIVEAKGWILDAQGNIEFVAENPEAIDHSERLQNVNCQIIRSS, via the coding sequence ATGTTTAATATTCAAGCTATTTTTTTAGGTTTATCATTTGCGTTTGCATTTATACAAGTTTGTCAAGTTAATGCCCAATTAATACCAGATAATACTTTAGGAAAAGAAAATTCTCTAGTTAATTCTATCAACTCTCTTGAAAATAGAATTAATGGTGGTGCTATTCGTGGCTCTAATTTATTTCACAGCTTTCAAGAATTTAATATTGAGAATGGTAAAAGCGTTTCTTTTAATCATTCAGCTTCAATTGAAAATATTTTAACTAGGGTAACAGGTAGAAACAAATCGCAAATTTTGGGTAAATTAGGAGTTATAGGAAATGCTAATTTATTTTTAATTAATCCTAACGGAATTGTTTTTGGTAAAGATGCGAGCTTAGATATAAAAGGTTCATTTGTTGGTAGTACCGCAAGTTTTATTGATTTTGAAGATGGAATGCAGTTCAGTGCTGTTTCACCAGATAAAGCATTATTAACAATCAGCACACCTTTAGGTTTAGGTTTAGATAATCCAGGGGAAATTCGCGTTCAAGGTGATGGGCATAAATTATCTGCTAGCATATTTGGTTTGCCTTTTAAGGATAGCGGTACGGAAGGTTTAGAAGTAGCACCGGGAAAGACTATTGCTTTAATTGGCGGGAATATTATCTTAGAAGGGGGTTCGCTCAAAACAAACTCTGGAAGAATTGAATTGGGTAGTGTTGCTTCTGGGAAAGTTGATTTTACTTTCACTCCCCAAAGTATGGAGTTTAGCTATGATAAAATCGAAACTTTTAAAAATATTCAATTATTAAAAGAGTCATCTCTTCAATCTAACGGTTTCTCTGCAATTTCAAATATAACAAATGCTGGTTATATTCAACTACGAGGAAACACAATTTATATTAAAGATGGCTCAATGATATTTAATAGTAACCAAACAAACTTAACTTCTAAAGGAATAGATATTAATGCTACCGAATCCTTAGAAATTATCGGTAGTAATATTCAAGAAAGTCAATTCAGTAGTTTGCGAAGCCAAACATTATCAGATGCGACGGGTGGCGATATCAAGATTGATGCAAGCAAATTAGTTATTAAAGATGGTGGTGCTATATCAGGTTATAATTTCGGTTCTAAGTTTGGTCCTAATATTAAAATAAAAGCTTCAGATTACGTTGAAAATATAGGTAGTTCAGCACAAAGGATTTTTGCTAGCTTTATTGTTACTAATACTTTTAATTCCGGAAATGGAGGAGATATTGATATATCAACAAATCGATTCGCTTCCCTGGATGGTTCTACCGTTAGTTCTTCAACTTTTTCTAGTGGAAATGCTGGTAATTTGACAATAGATGCTCGCGAATCTATAGAAGTAATCGGTTTTGAGCAAGCTAACCTTAAAACAAGTATTTTAACCTCTTTAACTTTTAATAGTGGTAAAGGTGGTAATTTAATCTTAAATACAAAAAAGCTAATAGTTGCAGATAGTGGCAGAGTAGATGCTTCTACTGTTGGTAGCGGAGCAGCAGGAAGTATTACTATTAATGCTTCTGAGAAAGTAGAAATCAATGGTTCTGTTCCAATATCTTCCATAGGAAGTCGAATTACATCTTCTGCTGACATTGCAGACAAATTATTACAAGAAGTATTTGGAATTCCGCTAGTTCTTACCGGAGAATCGGGAGCAATTACTATTAATACCAATCAACTAAATATTTTAGACGGTGCTTTGCTAGCAGTTAAAAATGATGGTTCTGGTAATGCTGGAAAACTACAGGTAAAAGCCGATTCTATTAACATTAATAATCAAGGAAGTATCAGCGCTACTACTACAACCGGTGGAGGTGGTGATATTAATTTAAATACCAAAAGTTTACTACTGCGAGGCAACAGTAATATTTCTGCGACTGCTGCTGCTGGTGATGGAGGAAATATTAATATCAATACTCAAGTTCTCGCAGCGCTACAAAATAGCGATATTACAGCGAATTCGGAAGGCAGTTTCGGGGGAAAAGTAACCATTAATGCAAAAGGTGTTTTAGGTACTAAATTGAGAGAATCTTTGACTCCAAAAAGTGATATTACTGCAACTTCTGGTAGAGGAGCAGAATTTAATGGTGTTGTTGATATTAATACTATTACTTTTAATCCTAATTTTAAATTAGTCGAACTACCAACAGGACTAGCTGATTCTAATCAAAAAATAGTTGCCGGATGTATTGCAAATCGAGCTAGCAATTTTACAGTGATTGGACGCGGTGGATTACCTGAAAATCCCAGTAAACTGTTTGTAGGAAATAGTCCAATAGT